Proteins encoded in a region of the Kryptolebias marmoratus isolate JLee-2015 linkage group LG14, ASM164957v2, whole genome shotgun sequence genome:
- the nxnl2 gene encoding nucleoredoxin-like protein 2, whose protein sequence is MVEVFSGRTLLNKDGDFIDPEEALRNKVVGIYFSAGWCLPCRDFTPVLCDFYTELVEEGDPPAQFEIVFVSSDKSSEDMVEYYHDMHGDWLALPWTDDYKHELKQRYKITAVPRLVIVKENGDMITDKGRKQIRDRGLACFGSWLDAAEIFQNFSG, encoded by the exons ATGGTGGAGGTGTTTTCCGGCCGGACGCTCCTGAACAAAGACGGGGACTTCATCGACCCCGAGGAGGCGCTCAGGAACAAAGTGGTGGGGATTTACTTCTCCGCGGGCTGGTGCCTGCCGTGTCGGGACTTCACGCCCGTCCTGTGCGACTTCTACACGGAGCTGGTGGAGGAGGGCGACCCTCCCGCTCAGTTCgagattgtttttgtctcctcgGACAAGTCCTCCGAGGACATGGTGGAGTATTACCATGACATGCACGGAGACTGGCTCGCTTTGCCCTGGACGGATGATTACAAGCA CGAGTTGAAGCAGCGCTACAAGATCACAGCCGTGCCCAGGCTGGTGATCGTGAAGGAGAACGGCGACATGATCACCGACAAGGGCCGGAAACAGATCCGAGACCGAGGCCTGGCCTGCTTCGGGTCCTGGCTGGACGCTGCAGAGATCTTCCAGAACTTCAGCGGTTAG